The DNA region TCGTTGAGGCAGAGAAGGGTCTCAAACACATTGATGGAGGTTGGTAGAGACCAATGGTTCTGAGTCTACATGCAGTTAGCATCTATAGTTTGAATGCATGGTAATACTACTCTGTTGGACTCTCTGTCCATAACCTATCCTCAGTTTTTACTTTACTCAAACTATTAGACCATCATCAAAAACAATCTGGTTTCCTCCATACCGTTATTTTTCATCTGTGACGTCTGCAGGTCAGATTGATGGACAGGAGATCATAGCCCCCCTCACAGGATGCCTCCACAATGTGGTGACGCACCCCATCCCGCATAAGGAGAAGGTCAGTCTCCAATAGTGTTAACGTCTTTGCGTGTGTGGAGTTCTGTCAGTCACTAATGAGGTTTCACAGTACATttctgtaaatacatacagtaccagtcaaaagttcacacacctactcattaaagggtttttctttatttttactaatttctacattgtagaataatagtgaagacgttaaaactatgaaataacacatggtcaaatagcccttacatagcctggaggtgtgttgggtcaatgtcctgttgaaaaacaaattatagtcccactatgtgcaaaccagataggatggcgtatcgctgcacaattctaaataaatcagaccgtgtcaccagcaaagcacctcttccatgcttcacggtaggaactacacatgcagagatcattcgttcacttactctgcgtctcacaattacacggaggttggaaccaaaaactcagcaaaccaaaggacagatttccaccggtctaatgtccattgcttgtgtttcttggtctcttcttcttattggtgtccattagtagtggtttctttgcagcaattctaccatgaaggcctgattcacgtagtctcctctgaacagttgatgttgagatgtttgttacttgaactctgaagcatttatttgggctgcaatttctgaggctggtaactctaatgaacttattctgtgcagcagaggtaactctgggtcttcctttcctgtggtggtcctcatgagagccagtttcatcatagcgcttgatggtttttgcgactgcacttgaagaaacttaaagttcttgaaattttccccattgactgaccatgtcttaaaagtaatgatgggactgtcatttgtctttgcttatttgagctgttcttgccataatatggtcttgggtcttttaccaagtagggctatattctgtataccatccctaccttgtcacaacaactgatgaacttttaacaaggcccacatgttaattgaaatcaCTTCTaagggtgactacctcatgaagctggttaagagaatccaaagactgtgcaaagctatcatcatggcaaagggtggctactttgaaggatctaaaatatattctgatttgtttGTACAAATTTTACCCCTATTTACTATTgtaagagtcttatggcttacaTCTGTATCCTGTAATTAGATTGATATTCTTTCTAGATATTTTTTTCTCTTGTGCATCCTTGATTACAGAATGAATGGCAGTTGACCATGTATCCCCTCAAGTGTGAAGATAAAGACCATTTGTCATTTCCCTGGCAAATAAGTCTCCTAACCTTTTGTTTACATCCCCCTCTGTGCCTCTTAAGGTCTCGGTCACCACGGAGACGCTCTCCGGTTCGCCGCAGAACTCGCTTGCTCCCCCGGTTGCAGACGCCACAGCTCACGCGCCAGCTCGAACTCCTCCAGGTAGAGCTGCCTGGAACCCCTGACCTCAcagctcccctcctccctcatttTCCATTTCTTCACTGGAAAAGTTTGTATCTGAAGTTCTACCCAGCTTCCTATCAGTGTGTCCTTCCCTCTAATGATCACTGACCTCACAGGAAAAAACATGACTATTGAGACAGCCTTTCTCTCACCATAGTATATTTTTATTGGTCTGTAAGCATAATAATAGTTGCTAGGATACATCTGAGGCAAGCTAGCACTGTCAAGAGGAGTGAAATGACCCCCGACCCTCCTCTCAAGCCCTTGTGATTTATCCTAAAGAGCTAAATGGTGGTTGACAGAATTCAAATTTTTGTGGAACTTTTATAGTTTTGTACATTGAGTGTTTTTTGTTTTCATATGCAACTGTTTTTAGTTTGAGGCCAGCTTGACATGTGCGGCCTGATTTTTATTTGTCTTGACAATAAAACGAATGAGGCTCGGAAACAATTTATGACTGGGTTTCCGTCAGACTCATTCACACCACCATACTACAACATTCCATAGTACGTTGAGTGGTTAGTAAGGCCCTTTGATGAAACGTAGTAAAGCATGTATTCAAACGTTTCCTTATTCATAATGCATACTTATTCATAATGCATACTTATTCATAATGCATACTTATTCATAATGCATACTTATTCATAATGCGTGGGCTTGCTAGACTGGGGGACGATCTTTTGTGTACCGTGTGGACACAAGTTTGAAACATACCACTTTGAGAACTGAGAAGCCACCTCAAATCATTTGTCAAGATTCCAAACGCAAAACAAAGCATGGTTCATTTACCAAAAAatatttatatacacacacacacacaacacttgaAACACTGCCCCCAATATATTACATTGTAATTTTATATACAAGACGTGGACGAGAGAAGCTATCGTCGTGTCTAATATCACTCAAGCATGACAGCATCCATCTGTGTAGGAAGGAAAGTTTATGGTTTAGCCTCGTTCTCCTGGCTGGGTTTGTCCATCAGGTCTTTGAACCCTAGCTTCTCCAGAGGTTCCTTGGCCATCAGCTGACTTAAATAGCAGAAAATAGTTTCACATTGGTGATCAGAGAAGTCAAATTCTagtcaatggtgtgtgtgtatacctagTCATCTCATTCTCAACAGGAAAGTAGCAACTAAAAGAACAGTCAATACTCACTTATCCATCCGGCATTCAAGGTAGTCTTTGGACTGTACTCGACACAAGGAGTTATCATAGCTGTTGTCTTTCAAGCACTTCATGAATTTCTCTTTGAATGCTTTACACTCTCCTGCAATGACAAACAGCAGATGCAATGGTGCATTGTCTTTCAATCACTAAACAACTACAGGGGAAAGCTAAAGCAGTTTAACTGTCATTCATTGCTGTATGCCTGTCATTTCACAGATCGCATACATCGGAGGTCAAACATCTCTTTCCTATACAGCTGGAAACTACAGGAGCTTGGCACGTCACAGCTATTGCTGGAACTAACGAGTCAGTTACTCAACAAGGAGTGGTTTATTTTTCTTACCGAAATGATCCAGAGGGAAGGATCCTTTGTCTGGAGCACGGGGCCGAAAAGACTTACTGCTAAAGTTCATTGCGGTCGACATGATTACTTTTTGTAAAGAGACgtatcaaaaataaaaacaagaccTTCGCGATTATTTCAAGCAATAGCGCAGTTCAGTCGCAGCACAGTTATGACGTAGACACACGTTCTGAGCTAGACGTGAATAATCAACCCACAGATAACATCGATTACGTTTTCGACCATGGAGATCCTACTCAATTACTTGAGGGGCTAAGTCATAAACCTTCAAAGTTCCAGAATGGTGGGGAATTCCAGCCATATTGGtcaggtgtgttcgtaaatttaaTATTGAGTGTTCAAGTATGCTCTGGGCATTTGTAAAATCAGAGCATTTTCACattggccatttgtaaattcagcGAGTTTTCACTCTCAGAgcacacactggacgctctgacTGAGGAGTATGGTTGATCCAAGTTCTGACCTCACAATgtcagtcaagcacccaagcaaaCTGGCTAAccttggctagcttgctagctacttccaggtacaaatgagagaacacctcactctgaccattttactcgcccttgcagagctggttaggcagtttgTTATCCCGATCgtaggtgactaactgtgctgctggcaacaattttatTATGTTTTTATTATGTTATCAACACAGGTGTTGAACGTTCGTAAATTCTTCAgatattctgcgctctggcacacttgacgagagtgctctgaaaacGGAGCAGatggccagagtgaatttacgaacgcaccccaaacaagtctaattggaatgaatggcagtaAAGGAGTTCAGAgcacacactggacgctctgtggctgaggagtagggttgatccaagcGTTCTAACCAACGGTAGTcaggcacccaagctaactggcctATCTTTCTAACTACTTCCATATACAAATGAGAGAATacctcactgaccattttacttgacCTAGCAGAGTTGGTtatgctgttttcatgttatccagagagtTGGTGACTGGAACTGtgttgctggcaacaatttaattacgctttttttcAGACGTTTACTtgcaccggccatattcaactggTGCTGAtcattcgtaaattcatcagtcaTTCTTCACTCTGGCACACGCAGATAAAAGTTCTCTGAAATCGGAGGAGATGGCCAGAGTGATTTACGAACGCACCCAATTtcttatcacagcactggcaaaccatggttgacccctccctgaccaaaatggctgCCCCTTAGCCCATAATAAGAGTGTTAAATACCTTCTAGTATTCCAATTTCTAAATCGATGTTTTCGACAATCTACTAACTTTTAAAGGGACAGAAGAAAGTGGAAGTAAAGGCAACTACAAATACATCATATTTGCCAGTGAAATGTATGGACAGTGCACATTTTGTAGAAAATAAAATAGTCCTTATAAAAACTTTCACAATATGTTGGCTGTCAGTGTCAGAACGAAAGAATTAGGCTACACAggtagtaaaaaaaaaacaagtaatGATCATCATACCACTGGAGGTCTCACTGCGACTGCAGACACATGAGTTGGAGGAGAATGAGGGGATGACACAGACTTCAGATAATGCAGTCAGCAAGACTTCGTAATAGAGCTGTAGTTTACAAGATAGAGACTTGTCAAACCTTCAAATCATCTCATCCAAGTGGATTTCTAATAGGCTTTTCATTTGCTTTTTTTGTTCAAAACCTGGAgcattttttgttcagtatttcgAGTAGCCTACAAGGTCACAATTGCATTTTTGCTTTATCCCAGTGAACGTGCTTTGTATTGAAGTCTTTCGGATTGGGTGGAGATCAAACGGCGATGGAGTCGGAGAGGAATAAACGGCTCTTGCAAGATGTCCTGGCCAGACCTGGAAACGATGTATGTGCAGACTGCGGCAATGCAGGTAGGAAACGAATGGTTGATAAAATAGAAGCGCCAAATCGTTTATGGTCCCTAATCATGCATGTGTGCGACGCGCGTGTCATAGCCTAGTgtagaatgcacctgccagttaACCTTAAATAGCCTATACTGTTTTATTTTGTTATTGTTGTGACAGCTTGTCAGTCAGTGCTATCCCTATCTGCGATTCAACCAAGAATTGCCTTTTGTTCATTGTTCTGGAATGTCAAAATACAATTATTGGTTAAATCGGAGTCCCTATCTAATGAATGTCTCTATTTTATGCAATGTCATTATTTCTAGTGCACTTTAAAGTCAATAGTTGTGGAAACAGGAAATAATGTGAATTGCGTTTGTGAGACACACCTTATAGCCAGTGCTAAAGCATTGGCAGCCAGCGCCTACTGAGGAGCATTGCTGGACTATGGGACCTTGTagggctgtagggtataggggAAACTGCCAAATGTGTTGAGACATGCAGACCttgtaaaaacaaaacaacaaaaaaacattcatATACTTTCCTGAATACCTTCCATAATGTATGCCATTGTCTGTCACTCGAACCTACACTGTCATTCTGACAGACAAGAAAATTAGTGGTTAAACCAGTGGCGTCAGTTCAGCTACATTTAGGGTATGGCAAAACTCCGAAATTATACttggagaaaaataaataaaaaaatgagcCCAGCCACTGCTCAACCTCATcataaattgactgatttacttgTGGAATGGCGCGTACCTGTACAGTGCAACATGAAATATATGCATAATAAACGCTATCAATTCACAAGCCCGACTTCAAATGCCGACATCAATGTGGAAGTAACCAGTGCATAAAACAGCTGACCGCGAATGCAAACGATGCCATACAAATCATACACATGCATTGAAATGAAAAGGCATAGGCCTACATCGAAGGACATACTTATGCCTACAATCAACAAGAACGCATGAAGACAAACCACCCACatggcaaaaactggttgaatcaacattgtgtCTACATCATTTGAACCAAAAAAATACGTATGTGATGACGTAATTTGTAAAAAGTAATCAATGTCATGGAATGTTATATTTCTTTCACCCAAGtcttaacctaaatccaatgacagggTGACGTTTTGGGTTGACTTCACATtgaattcatgttagttgacaactcaaccaaatgtaaatcaaaactagatgttgaattgactTCTGTGCCAGGTGGGAAACTCCACCAAAGAACGACCAAAATCACGAAATACAAAAGGAAAATCTAAACATGTCTTTTTAAGGGAGCAAAGGTCCCTTTACTATGGAGCACCAAAGCTGCCTTAATGAGAATAAAATACACACATAAATAGCTAAATAAACACACATAAAACAAATACATTGATTAATAATTGCACACATACATAGATACATAATTTAAATAATGAATCCCACTTTCTTTCATTTTATTCATTCATATTATTTCTGCATTTACTTTTATATTTATTCCTCCAGTATGACAATGAGGGGGTGTCAAGCAAACGTATATGGGTGATATTGATTGGTTGATCAATACCACTGCATGTTGATCTATTATATTTGTCACTTTTTTGGGGGTTGTAAATATGTGATATGCTGCTGTTCCACACACGCACCATAAAAACACTCAAAAAGAACAAATGGAACATTGCCCTTGCTTGACATAGAAACAGGTGAACAGTTTTGGAACACTGAGCCATTGACTACCTGCCTGCACCAGGTTGCTGTGTTAGGAGTGGGTCGCTTTTGACAGTAAGGCAAAGGACTATAGCCATATAGGTTTGAACCTAGAGGAAGACCAAGAGACGGGAGTAGGCAAGAAGGAATCGACCGGGATGGGCGAGAGGAATGTCAAGTTTGGCCAGAAAAGCATGGTAAGATAACGTTACCATAAACTAGTATCAAGCTAGCTTGGCTATAACTGATTAATTCGAGttggttagctaacgttagctgggttTTACAGCCTGACTCAGTTTtacacttagctagctagctagcgaactAACTGTAAGTATCATAAACCATTATCTAGCTATGGTAGATAACATATTTGTCAGATATAAAGCAAGCAGGATCGTGGCATGTCAAAAGCAAAGCATGGTTGGCTAGCTCACATTAACTATATCACTTATTAAGCAATACTTAATTCATAAGCTagcagctagctaactacagtGAGTCAAATGAGGAGCATGATGGAATAAATcacctatgtgaagctagccacaataattGAATTTGCTGTTCCCCATAGTAATTGTTAGTGAGATGAGACATTGTGccataatataaataatattttATCTAGCTATAAATTCACATGTATGCCATGTAATTTGTCATAGCTGTTATCACAAAATGGCATGCATGCTTTTAATCAGATATGGTCATTTATTCATGTGAAATAGGCAAagtcaggggcgcaactttggttttagatgTGGGGAGACATCAATTTTTTTATCCAGTCAGATTAACACTCGAAACAGCCTACCGCTCGGAGGAgtcatggtcctaaagcacactgttgccttgttttgtatcacattccaatgataaaactggaggGCACAAAAATTCAATTTCAGAATGTCcccccgtccccagtgaaagttgcgcccctgagCAAAGTGACAAATGTATTGTGAAAAAAGGTACCATTTTCTTTTGTTAATCTCTGAAGgtctacttccggcgccgacagagatggccgcctcgcttcgcgttcctaggaaactatgcagttttttgtttttttttacgtgttatttcttacattagtaccccagatcatcttaggtttcattacatacagtcgagaagaactactgaatataagagcagcgtcaactcaccatcagtacgaccaagaatatgactttcgtgaagcggatcctgtgttctgcctttcacccaggacaaaggaatggatcccagccggcgacccaaaaaaacgacttcgtaaaagagggaaacgaagcagtcttctggtcagactccggagacgggcacatcgtgcaccactccccagtatacttctcgccaatgtccagtctcttgacaacaaggttgatgaaatccgagcaagggtagcattccagagggacatcagagactgtaacgttctttgcttcacggaaacatggctcactggagagactctatcggagtcggtgcagccagctggtttctccacgcatcgcgccgacagaaacaaacatctttctggtaagaagaggggcgggggcgtatgccttatggctaacaagatgtggtgtggccacaacaatatacaggaactcaagtccttctgttcacctgatttagaattcctcacaatcaaatgtcgaccgcattatctaccaagagaattctctccgattataatcacagccgtatatattcccccccaagcagacacgtcgatggctctgaacgaactttatttgactcttttcaAACTGGAATCCACACATCCTGaagctgcattcattgtagctggggattttaacaaggctaatctgaaaacaagactc from Oncorhynchus nerka isolate Pitt River linkage group LG16, Oner_Uvic_2.0, whole genome shotgun sequence includes:
- the LOC115144391 gene encoding RNA-binding protein with serine-rich domain 1-like, with protein sequence MIDMPVDRLHPHLLKGYTYMEFEMVVEAEKGLKHIDGGQIDGQEIIAPLTGCLHNVVTHPIPHKEKVSVTTETLSGSPQNSLAPPVADATAHAPARTPPGRAAWNP
- the LOC115143992 gene encoding cytochrome c oxidase assembly protein COX19, producing the protein MSTAMNFSSKSFRPRAPDKGSFPLDHFGECKAFKEKFMKCLKDNSYDNSLCRVQSKDYLECRMDNQLMAKEPLEKLGFKDLMDKPSQENEAKP